Proteins found in one Candidatus Omnitrophota bacterium genomic segment:
- a CDS encoding DUF4416 family protein yields MGAAKQHKPVKLIIGMISNDPDLIMKMEKTLEWKFGKIDFRTSLLDFAYTDYYAPEMGQNLKRQFISFRKLVNPEVLPKIKHYTNRLELGMSRERGKPSRRINIDPGYITDAKLILATTKDNAHRVYLYGGVFAEITLRFIDRSFQPWEWTYRDYQTKEYVDIFNEIRKIYLHQMK; encoded by the coding sequence ATGGGAGCAGCAAAGCAGCATAAGCCGGTCAAGCTCATCATCGGGATGATATCGAACGACCCGGACCTGATAATGAAAATGGAGAAGACGCTGGAATGGAAATTCGGGAAGATAGATTTCAGGACCTCATTGCTGGATTTCGCGTATACGGATTATTACGCGCCTGAGATGGGGCAGAATCTAAAGAGGCAGTTCATATCCTTCAGAAAACTCGTCAACCCCGAGGTCCTGCCGAAGATAAAGCATTACACGAACAGGCTCGAGCTGGGGATGAGCAGGGAGCGCGGCAAGCCGTCGCGCAGGATAAACATCGACCCGGGTTACATTACCGACGCGAAGCTCATCCTCGCGACGACGAAGGACAACGCGCACAGGGTCTACCTCTACGGAGGCGTCTTCGCTGAGATAACGCTCCGCTTTATCGACAGGTCGTTCCAGCCGTGGGAATGGACATACCGCGACTACCAGACGAAGGAATACGTCGACATCTTCAACGAGATCCGCAAGATATATTTGCACCAGATGAAATGA
- a CDS encoding M48 family metallopeptidase, translating into MISRLSESGAGEAKKYSRIKNALFGVELVLTVLFLYIMATQGPSVWIRNFAEGASRNPWIQTAAYFLVFGAIYAAVTFTLDMYQGFSLERKFSLSTQAFGGWFLDYLKKLLVGGTIFFIVIEVLYLFLRNFTAIWWIWTAVFWIIFTIVLSRVAPVVILPLFFKVKPLADEDLRIRLLDLAEKCGSKVNGIFEIDLSKKTVKANAALAGLGKTRRVLLGDTMLKEYTHDEIEAVLAHELGHHKKGHIMKLLVFGAAVTFLSFYIANLVFEGLAGMLNYRGIADLAGFPLLALIFFFFAVVMMPFQNGLSRVFEREADRFALEITQNPDAFISMMGKLGDQNLADREPNRLIEIFLYDHPPISKRLKAAEEYKIKS; encoded by the coding sequence ATGATATCGCGTTTGTCTGAAAGCGGGGCAGGCGAGGCCAAAAAATACTCGCGGATAAAGAACGCCCTGTTCGGCGTTGAGCTGGTCCTGACGGTTTTGTTCCTCTATATTATGGCCACGCAGGGCCCGTCCGTATGGATACGCAATTTTGCCGAAGGGGCCTCGCGCAACCCGTGGATACAGACCGCGGCCTATTTCCTGGTGTTCGGGGCGATATACGCGGCGGTCACGTTCACGCTCGATATGTACCAGGGCTTCTCTCTCGAGCGGAAATTCTCGCTCTCGACGCAGGCGTTCGGCGGCTGGTTCCTCGATTATTTAAAGAAATTGCTCGTCGGCGGGACGATATTCTTCATCGTCATCGAGGTCCTTTACCTGTTCCTGCGGAATTTTACCGCGATCTGGTGGATATGGACCGCCGTCTTCTGGATAATCTTCACGATAGTCCTAAGCAGGGTCGCGCCTGTCGTGATCCTTCCGCTCTTTTTCAAGGTAAAGCCGCTTGCCGACGAAGACCTGCGCATCCGCCTGTTGGATCTCGCCGAGAAATGCGGCTCGAAAGTCAACGGTATCTTTGAGATAGACCTGAGCAAGAAGACGGTCAAGGCGAACGCCGCCCTGGCAGGCCTCGGGAAGACGAGAAGGGTGCTTTTGGGCGATACAATGCTCAAGGAATACACCCACGACGAAATAGAGGCGGTCCTTGCCCACGAGCTCGGCCACCACAAGAAGGGCCACATAATGAAATTGCTCGTATTCGGCGCCGCGGTGACGTTTTTAAGCTTTTATATCGCCAACCTGGTGTTCGAGGGCCTTGCCGGGATGCTTAATTACCGCGGGATAGCTGACCTGGCCGGCTTTCCTCTGCTCGCGCTCATATTCTTCTTCTTCGCGGTGGTAATGATGCCTTTCCAGAACGGCCTGAGCAGGGTATTCGAGAGGGAGGCGGACCGTTTTGCCTTAGAGATCACGCAAAATCCCGACGCCTTTATCTCGATGATGGGCAAGCTCGGCGACCAGAACCTCGCCGACAGGGAGCCGAACCGGCTCATCGAGATATTCCTTTACGACCACCCGCCCATAAGCAAGCGTTTAAAGGCGGCGGAGGAATATAAAATTAAGTCCTAA
- a CDS encoding SIR2 family protein has translation MDKKVYFLGAGATVAVSLKAPLNENLLNTALNNSTHYPDVKSEIEDTKLFIDRIFHRNKSTKPRLEDILSFIDYNLRTKLITIRLYNYDGLIKVRNNIIKIICAVLKESLENLDSDVTDKFAENVNKEDVIVSTNYDIVIDNALARRRNINYGFRLRKNIFPVTWSDGTMRAGHSPMFEINRGDIKLLKIHGSLNWLYCPRCDEIDITVGEKGVAKYLGSEYRLCCSNENCTSEYEPLIVTPTKFKIYENRILKETWAMSKERISEANEIIFIGYSLPEADVEIRCLLLNGFNESTRKPKVTFVDQPKGSYAINNYKSLFGAVKYLPIGFIEYVNKIMAKN, from the coding sequence ATGGACAAGAAAGTATATTTTTTAGGAGCGGGTGCGACAGTAGCAGTTTCATTAAAAGCGCCATTAAATGAAAATTTACTTAATACGGCGCTTAATAATAGTACACATTACCCTGACGTAAAAAGCGAAATTGAAGATACAAAATTATTTATAGATAGGATATTTCATAGAAATAAAAGTACAAAGCCAAGGCTTGAAGATATACTGAGTTTTATAGATTATAATTTACGTACTAAATTGATTACTATAAGATTATATAATTATGATGGATTAATCAAAGTCAGGAATAATATTATAAAGATAATTTGCGCCGTTTTAAAAGAATCCTTGGAAAACCTTGATTCGGACGTTACGGATAAATTTGCTGAGAATGTCAATAAAGAAGACGTCATTGTTTCAACTAATTACGACATCGTTATTGACAATGCTCTTGCGAGACGGCGCAATATTAATTATGGATTTAGATTGAGAAAAAACATATTTCCAGTAACTTGGTCTGATGGCACAATGAGAGCTGGGCATTCCCCCATGTTTGAAATAAACAGGGGAGATATCAAGCTTTTAAAAATTCATGGTTCGCTTAACTGGTTATATTGCCCAAGGTGCGATGAGATAGATATAACGGTAGGCGAGAAAGGTGTAGCAAAATATCTTGGGAGTGAATATAGATTATGCTGTTCAAACGAGAATTGTACCAGTGAATACGAACCATTGATAGTAACGCCAACAAAATTTAAAATTTACGAAAATAGGATCTTAAAAGAAACGTGGGCCATGTCAAAAGAACGCATATCAGAGGCAAATGAGATTATTTTTATTGGGTATTCTCTGCCAGAAGCAGATGTAGAAATTAGGTGTTTATTATTGAATGGGTTCAATGAGTCGACAAGAAAACCAAAAGTAACATTTGTAGATCAACCAAAGGGTAGCTATGCTATCAATAATTATAAAAGCTT